TGCCGCATATACGTAGCTATCGGTCATCCCGTCACCGTAGGAGCGGCGCATTCATCGTGTCCAACACCTAATTCTTATGCATTTATAAGGAGCTGCTATAAAAGGAGGCATGGAGATCCGTCAGCTCCGCTATTTCCTCGCCGTGGCCGAGGACTGCCACTTCGGACGCGCCGCGGCCCGCCTGCACATAGCGCAACCGGCCCTGTCCCAGCAGATCAAGCAGCTGGAGGGTGAACTGGGCCTTGCCCTCTTCACCCGAACCACCCGGCATGTCGAACTCACCGAAGCCGGCCGCCGACTCGCCGACCACGCGCGGACACTCGTCGCAGGTGAGGAACGCGCGCGCTCCCACATGCACGAACTGGCAGCAGGGCGCACGGGCCGTGTCTCCGTCGGCTTCATCGGCACGGCGACCTACGACGTGCTGCCCAAGGTCGCGCGCACCGTCAAAGAACGACTCCCCGGAGTCACTCTGGATCTGCACGGGGAGGTTCTCGCGCCTCGACTCGTCGAAGGGCTGCTCAACGAGACGTACGACCTCGTGGTGGTCCGAGAGGCAGCACCCGTCGAGGACGTCCACATCACGCCGCTGCGTACCGAACCCCTCGTGGCGGTGCTTCCATCCCACCATCCACTCGCAGGCCGCAGCCGCATGGCTCTGAAAAATCTCGCCGACGAGCCCTTCGTGATCCACCCCTCACAGGCGCGATCCTCGATGTACGACCGCGTTCTCGCAGCGTGCAAACGCGCCGGCTTCGAACCCTCGCCGCTGGTGGAGGTCAGTGAGACGGCGACGCTGGTCGTGTTCGTCGCAGCGGGACACGGTGTGGCCCTGGTCCCGCAGTCGGTACGAAGTCTCCACCTGGAAGGTGTGACGTACGTGCCGTTGGCGGACGCCGAAGCAGTCGACCTCCTCCTGGTCCGCCGGACGGACCGCTTTTCCCCGGCAACGGCCCGCGTCGCTACGGTGATCGAGGAGTGTGTGCGCGATTGAGCCCGGCGGCGGACCAGCCTGCGCGTGGTGCGGTCTCGCTCACCTCTTGCGCACCGGCTGAGCAGCTGCCTTCACGGTCGGCGAGACGCTCCTGCAAAGGTGACCAAGGAGAGCTCCTCGCTCAGGCTGAAGTGTTCGCGAGGCCCCACGTCCGCGGCTCGTTGAACGGTCACCGGGCGGTCCCGGCTTCTGTCAGTCCTCAGGTGCAGTGGTCTGCAGCCGCGCCCACCGCGTGATGCCACCGGAGTGGTGGCGAGTGCCGTGGGCGGTGGCCAGGGCGCCGACGACCTCCAGGCCCCGGCCGTGCTCGTCATCGGAGCAGGACGAGATCCAGGGCCCTGCGTCCTCGGCGGGGCCGCCATCGCTCACGCCCACCCAGACACGGCTCCCGGCACGCTCACGGTGCAGATGCAGCGTCACCGGTGGCTGCGCATGCTCTACGGCGTTGGTGACCAGTTCGGAGACCACCAGCAGGGCCGTGTCAGTCGCTTCTTCGCTCGTGTGCCATTCGGCCAGGACGACGGCAGCGATCTTCCGGGCGGCACGAGCTGCCTTCGGGCAGTGTGTCAGAAGCCAGCTGAAGTCATCGACCCGTGGCTGAGGAACGGGTATATGCGACGGTCCGTCCGGGGTGTTCGTTGCTTCTGCCGTAGTCGGACCGGACCGGTTCTCCGCGGCCGCGTCCGCGACAGGTGAGATGAGGTTCCCCGTCGCTGGGTACATGACGCCGACCCCTTCTTCCGCTTCCGCGTACCCAGACACCTTCAGGCCGGCATCATTTCGGCGCATCAGCGGTCCTACCTACATAGCTACGCATTCCACGTACCACCGCGTGTCGACGGCGTCGCCGGTCCGATCGCACCGGCGACGCCGTGGGGACTCGAAGTCTGCCGGAGCAGCAGAGAGCCATGCCAATCGCTGTCGCCGTGTCGCGGGAGTGGGCGAGCGCCTCGAAGCGGAACTACCCGGCGTCTTCTGGTCGCCAGCACAGCGCCAGCAAAAGCCCTGCCCCGACCACCCCCGCCAGGCCGATCACGAGCCCCGTCCATCCTGGCTGACCGATTCCGATCAGTCGGTCGAGCGAGATACGCCCCGGGCCGGTTCCCGCGAGACAGAGTCCCGTCGCCGCAAGCACCATCACATACTCATAGCCCTCGCCTGGCCGGAAGATGAAGAACCCGTTCTTGGCGTGGTTGATCACCCATGCGACGACCATCGTGCCGACGACGCCGGCCCCGGCAACCGGGGTGAACAGGCCGAACACCAGCAGCGCGCCCGATGCGACCTCGACGGCGCTGGCGACAACGGCGTGCACGTAACCAGGGCGCATGCCGAGACTGGCGAACCATCCGGCCGTGCCGCGCAGTCGTCCCCCGCCGAGAATGTGGTTCAACCCATGGGCCAAGAACACCCCACCGATCACTCCACGGAGAGC
Above is a window of Streptomyces sp. SAI-135 DNA encoding:
- a CDS encoding LysR substrate-binding domain-containing protein, giving the protein MEIRQLRYFLAVAEDCHFGRAAARLHIAQPALSQQIKQLEGELGLALFTRTTRHVELTEAGRRLADHARTLVAGEERARSHMHELAAGRTGRVSVGFIGTATYDVLPKVARTVKERLPGVTLDLHGEVLAPRLVEGLLNETYDLVVVREAAPVEDVHITPLRTEPLVAVLPSHHPLAGRSRMALKNLADEPFVIHPSQARSSMYDRVLAACKRAGFEPSPLVEVSETATLVVFVAAGHGVALVPQSVRSLHLEGVTYVPLADAEAVDLLLVRRTDRFSPATARVATVIEECVRD
- a CDS encoding ATP-binding protein; this translates as MRRNDAGLKVSGYAEAEEGVGVMYPATGNLISPVADAAAENRSGPTTAEATNTPDGPSHIPVPQPRVDDFSWLLTHCPKAARAARKIAAVVLAEWHTSEEATDTALLVVSELVTNAVEHAQPPVTLHLHRERAGSRVWVGVSDGGPAEDAGPWISSCSDDEHGRGLEVVGALATAHGTRHHSGGITRWARLQTTAPED
- a CDS encoding DoxX family protein; translated protein: MSSTDLALLALRGVIGGVFLAHGLNHILGGGRLRGTAGWFASLGMRPGYVHAVVASAVEVASGALLVFGLFTPVAGAGVVGTMVVAWVINHAKNGFFIFRPGEGYEYVMVLAATGLCLAGTGPGRISLDRLIGIGQPGWTGLVIGLAGVVGAGLLLALCWRPEDAG